Proteins encoded by one window of Clostridium cagae:
- a CDS encoding DnaJ domain-containing protein: protein MDPYKVLGLNEGASKDDIKERYQEIVGSYNENDQNEYNQSILKDVNIAYDVLVNGNLYKEVRSLIEKNNFLEAEAKLNVADDRTSAEWNYLQGFIAVQKGWFDTALAYLKTSTEIEPNNIEYLDSLNKLQAKVMEFASNYARKNANNKNTNNNNNMNACGGGGGGGNGGMC, encoded by the coding sequence TTGGATCCATATAAAGTATTAGGTTTAAATGAAGGTGCTAGTAAAGATGATATTAAAGAACGATATCAAGAAATAGTAGGCAGTTACAATGAAAATGATCAAAATGAATATAATCAATCTATATTAAAAGATGTGAACATAGCTTATGATGTACTTGTTAATGGAAATTTATACAAGGAAGTTAGGTCCTTAATAGAAAAAAATAATTTTTTAGAGGCAGAGGCTAAACTTAATGTTGCAGATGATAGAACTTCGGCAGAATGGAACTATTTGCAAGGTTTTATAGCTGTACAAAAAGGATGGTTTGATACAGCTTTAGCATATTTAAAAACATCAACAGAAATAGAGCCTAACAACATAGAATACTTAGATAGCTTAAATAAATTGCAAGCTAAAGTAATGGAATTCGCATCTAATTATGCAAGAAAAAATGCTAATAATAAAAATACAAATAACAATAATAATATGAATGCCTGTGGAGGAGGCGGTGGAGGCGGAAATGGCGGAATGTGCTAA